In Trichoderma asperellum chromosome 1, complete sequence, a single window of DNA contains:
- a CDS encoding uncharacterized protein (EggNog:ENOG41), whose amino-acid sequence MNKNWNDRADKDLFFTILSVKNIGVISGAEWTTIGNHMRGLGYGFTNEGCRQHFQGLRRAQNKNETDGSHSDSARRADPTLNPITRRPGPGRGRPRKSQASEAAQPGTSDAADAVASPTAVPASVPTTLSPTAPTMLPGAMVPGNMVPNNSMPGQGPGMASHAMPIQQHQHPQLQPQHPHQHQFQHQQFQQQLQHQSQIPPQLKAEIPEGGDISAQNSNHIDSSHLAESEADSATSQDQLQLDPVQSGDEDTDEHPAKRQRLDPHDLTQDSALDDEAVLALAAHNGTDATDPYPTDFGYREA is encoded by the exons ATGAACAAGAACTGGAATGACAGGGCAGATAAAGATCTGTTCTTCACCATCCTATCCGTCAAAAACATAGGCGTTATAAGCGGAGCAGAATGGACCACCATCGGTAACCATATGCGCGGCCTAGGCTATGGCTTTACGAATGAAGGATGTCG ACAGCATTTTCAGGGGCTGAGGAGAGCCCAAAACAAGAATGAAACAGATGGTTCTCACTCTGATAGCGCTAGGCGCGCAGATCCAACTCTGAATCCTATTACGAGAAGACCCGGCCCAGGTCGTGGCCGGCCTCGCAAGTCACAGGCTTCAGAAGCAGCTCAGCCCGGCACAagtgatgctgctgatgccgTTGCCTCCCCCACTGCTGTTCCTGCTAGTGTTCCCACCACCCTTTCTCCTACTGCCCCTACGATGCTTCCCGGGGCTATGGTCCCTGGCAATATGGTACCTAATAACTCCATGCCTGGCCAAGGACCAGGGATGGCTTCTCATGCTATGCCTAtccaacagcatcagcatccacAACTTCAGCCCCAACACCCACATCAACACCAgtttcagcatcagcaatTTCAGCAACAATTACAACATCAGTCTCAGATTCCACCGCAGCTCAAAGCGGAGATTCCTGAAGGCGGCGATATTTCTGCTCAAAACTCAAACCATATTGATTCCAGTCATCTAGCCGAGTCTGAGGCTGACTCAGCGACTTCTCAAGACCAACTTCAGCTAGATCCTGTACAGAGTGGCGATGAAGACACAGACGAACATCCTGCCAAGCGCCAGAGACTAGATCCTCATGACCTAACCCAAGATTCAGCTCTCGATGACGAGGCCGTTTTAGCTCTGGCTGCGCATAACGGCACAGATGCGACAGACCCATATCCAACAGA TTTTGGATACAGAGAAGCATAG
- a CDS encoding uncharacterized protein (EggNog:ENOG41), translated as MSPNSDNAMARFLFAILKQKNLRDIDWSQVAADPVLIEPIANGHAARMRFSRFRSTITGHKPTKRGRPSDKTRISKSKKETQSKKETPIKPEPGSSSISSYPLFSPESLASLTSPYMDDASPYLQDGDDFSGRFLTPCSDDMAQGLSISPSVLQDLHPTNGLMFPPLDGNSDFMNHAGHDHSFDVAFDLNRFATDVNSQGVSQSSGSQPLGDWDDRHF; from the exons ATGTCTCCTAACAGCGACAATGCCATGGCCCGCTTCTTGTTCGCCATCCTAAAGCAAAAGAACCTCAGAGAC aTTGATTGGAGCCAAGTTGCCGCCGATCCCGTCCTGATAGAGCCCATCGCCAATGGCCACGCTGCCAGAATGCGCTTCTCCCGCTTTCGATCCACAATCACAGGCCACAAACCGACAAAGAGAGGCAGGCCATCAGACAAGACCCGAATCTCCAAGTCGAAGAAGGAGACACAGTCCAAGAAGGAAACGCCCATCAAGCCAGAACCCGGCTCGTCAAGCATCTCTTCGTATCCTCTG TTTTCTCCAGAGTCTCTAGCATCACTGACATCTCCCTATATGGACGATGCATCCCCCTACCTCCAAGACGGCGATGATTTCAGCGGCCGCTTTCTCACGCCGTGTAGCGATGACATGGCTCAAGGACTGTCCATCTCTCCTTCTGTCCTCCAAGACCTTCACCCTACGAATGGTCTGATGTTTCCTCCCCTGGACGGCAACTCCGATTTCATGAACCATGCCGGTCATGATCACTCTTTCGATGTTGCCTTTGACTTGAACCGATTTGCCACAGATGTCAACAGCCAGGGTGTATCCCAATCTAGTGGTTCCCAGCCTCTCGGTGACTGGGATGACCGACACTTTTAA
- a CDS encoding uncharacterized protein (EggNog:ENOG41) codes for MADETPSKRREPTASEAMFFFAIVKHTRNKADIDWEAVAQEQNFKNAEVAKVRFGQVKRKLGIDSNVTPKKGNASTTSASTPSKVRKTPAGRAGAKGRGRGGRAKKEDDEAAALDAETGDDTTTAVESPFPKGEEDGGTNFKAEHGEDPF; via the exons ATGGCCGACGAAACCCCAAGCAAGAGACGAGAGCCCACAGCCTCTGAGGCCAtgttcttctttgccattgTCAAGCATACTCGAAACAAGGCGGACATTGACTGGGAGGCCGTCGCACAGGAGCAAAACTTCAAGAATGCTGAAGTTGCCAAG GTTCGCTTTGGACAAGTCAAGCGCAAGCTCGGCATCGACTCAAACGTCACTCCAAAGAAAGGCAACGCTTCCACCACCAGCGCCTCGACTCCCAGCAAGGTCCGCAAGACGCCGGCCGGCCGTGCTGGAGCCAAAGGCAGAGGCCGTGGCGGCCgtgccaagaaggaggacgaTGAAGCCGCCGCACTTGACGCAGAGACTGGAGATGACACCACCACTGCTGTTGAATCGCCCTTCcccaagggagaagaagacggcggcaCCAACTTCAAGGCTGAGCATGGCGAGGACCCTTTCTAA
- a CDS encoding uncharacterized protein (EggNog:ENOG41): MPRKAASASTSDLTPKSWDNVDFLNDLLVAFYQVGCHTNSFNPQVNNAIVEFLTSRSHDTSWSAIRDSFHVQTSPAMSSSRQLMKWSPQVHEDILIAMFYNLSLSSEQWTKVMADLSEMGYTFTESALRFPSFTFVQFFSNFLSSSIKTHSAIQVAMVASKATDATPSGNKPTRGWDAAAHEALLLCVIDEIKGGKAFLTEVTRRMQERGYTYSYDAINQHVQKLRKNRDTTGILTAADPAAGTSKASATPRKAAATPRKRRTPAKKDVDEDDDMDVKLKLEQAAEDDEIYSPSIRASKRARSFASLPNPEEEI; the protein is encoded by the exons ATGCCTCGCAAAGCCGCTTCCGCCTCGACTTCGGACTTGACCCCGAAATCTTGGGACAATGTCGACTTCCTCAACGACCTGCTTGTCGCCTTCTACCAAGTGGGCTGCCATACCAACAGCTTCAATCCGCAGGTCAACAATGCCATTGTGGAGTTTCTTACTTCTCGAAGCCACGATACCTCGTGGAGCGCCATCCG AGATTCCTTCCACGTCCAAACATCACCCGCCATGTCTTCCTCGCGTCAATTGATGAAATGGAGCCCCCAGGTCCACGAGgacatcctcatcgccatgTTCTACAACCTGAGCCTCTCTTCAGAGCAATGGACCAAAGTCATGGCTGACCTCAGCGAGATGGGCTACACTTTTACCGAGAGCGCGCTTCG TTTCCCATCATTCACCTTCGTCCAGTTCTTCAgcaattttctctcttcatcaaTCAAAACTCATTCTGCCATCCAAGTTGCAATGGTCGCATCCAAGGCCACAGATGCCACGCCCTCGGGCAACAAGCCCACTCGCGGCTGGGATGCCGCCGCTCACGAAGCACTTCTCTTGTGTGTCATTGATGAGATCAAAGGCGGCAAGGCCTTCTTGACTGAAGTCACCAGACGGATGCAAGAACGCGGATACACCTACAGCTACGATGCCATAAA TCAACACGTCCAAAAGCTCCGCAAAAACCGTGACACCACCGGCATCCTCACCGCAGCTGATCCGGCCGCTGGAACCTCCAAGGCTTCTGCCACTCCACGCAAGGCGGCAGCCACTCCTCGGAAGCGCCGCACCCCAGCCAAGAAGGAcgtcgacgaggacgacgacatgGACGTCAAGCTCAAGCTTGAGCAGGCTGCCGAGGACGATGAGATATACAGCCCATCTATTCGTGCCTCTAAGCGCGCCAGATCGTTTGCTTC CCTGCCCAACCCGGAAGAGGAGATTTGA